GATGCATGGGACACTAATTCACGACACAAGAGATGcatgcatttttattttgaCGGGGAGATGCATGCATTGAAAGGGAAAGAGGACAAAAAATTCATACTCTACATACCGTGATAATTACAACTGCTTCGTAGTACTTCCGCGTGACACAAGAAAGTGTGGATAGGTCTTCAAACGGTGAATCATAGACTAATTAAATAAGTCTTCAAATattttatactccctccgttcctttttatttgtctttctagcacaatttttttgtttcctttaatTTGTCATTTGGTGATTTAAGGTTACATTGTACCAATTATACCCCTAACACAATCTCATTATTCCATTCAAAGTTTAGTAGTGGAAAATTGAATTTAATGAGCTTCCTGAAAACTGTGTTGTCTTTCTTGCTTCAAAATTTCATTGTCCAATCTGATTTTAGCTTTAATTATTCTATATGACTATTCAACTTGACTATAAATACATACTCCAATGTTACTTTGCGGTTAATTATGGAGTACATTTCATATAATCACATCATAAAATTGCATGATACTTAGTGGTTTAAAAAAAACTGCAGTAGAATTTGATTGAATGGAAACTGGcctttgaatttaaaaaataaatgaattcaAATAATTAAGTTTTGATTAAATTGGAATTCGAAGGAATTGGAGTGAAATGTACACGTCCTTTCTTGGAGGGAATTGGAGTGCTGGAGTATAATTGTATAAACCTTCTgcgtttcctttttttttttgaagtcttTTAGTCTTTCTTTGAGGAGTGCATGAGACAATGTAAAATTAATGTTGTTGAAAACTGAAatagtttaatgatatgagagagagtgttgtgggaaaattaggaaattaattattggagagagaaattctaTGAATGAAGATAAAGTAAATAGTGAATTGAATTAGGGTAAAATGGGAAAATTAGCTCTAAAAGTGCAATACCTTGGTGGAAGAGCTTTGTGCtagaaagacaaataaaaaggaACTGAGGGAGTACTTTAATTAGGGATGTGTCCCTGTTATATTGGTTTAGTTGGGATGTATATTGGATTATTTTTACCGGTTGCTTTTATTTAGTGGGTATGATCGATATATTTTTCACCTTAGGAGTAGGTGCATAGTTGATGTCACTGTTGCAAAACTCGAACCAGCCAGCCGGTCCAATCGGTTTGACCGGGACTCTGACACCTGATAGGGTTGTTTGATATAGATAGATTATGTTGTAACTCGAACATTACTCAGTCGAACTGGCCGAGTTTACTTGAAATTGGTGAACTTGGGCGGGTTTGTTGACTCAtacctgactcacttgcacaaTTGAGTAATTTTGAAAAATGACAATGGTTGAGGTAATTTCTCATTTGTGGCCAATGTTTTTTAGTGTACTGCTAGAGTTGAAGGAAAATTCAGGGGTAGGATAAAAAAAGTGGCTACAAAATGTGGTTGAGTTTTGGGCTTTTATTgataatcttttcttgtattgatCAGCaagtaaagaaaaaattaaaaaagatcaGCAAGTAAAGAAAATCTGGGGTTTAATTAAACTTGTAGTAGAAGTGTGAAATGGACCATAACATCTTCACTCAAATTTCTCAAGACTAACTTCACCCAAACGATCAAGTCTATTTAACTACATTCAAATGTCACTTTCAACATTAGAtgatgaaatgaaaaaaaagtcACATTTCTTGCAAAATTCAGAGAAAGCTAGCTCCTAGAGGATGATGAATTGAATAAGCTAATGGGAATCTTAGTAAACATGAACTTCAAGCTTTGGAACTTCTCTgtcaaccaactcaaagacACAAATGTCTCCATCTTGCAATTTACTCTCCGTTACAAAAGAAGACCAGCCACAAGTGAGGAGATATGCACCATTACGCACCACCTTCACCGGCCACGTTCTTTCTCCATGCTGCAAAATCACACGAGGCTCCTTGTTCTCAAAATCTATGAACTTTGGTACTCTCTTCTGCATAATGTAACATTAATGCTAGCTACAATCAAAAGTTCATAACATATAATTGTATATGAATGCATAAATAAGGTAACATAAGTGTTTAACCATATATTTTGATGCTCTAATGTCACGTGATATATCATGTGAAACATTGTGTTAAATAGACACAAATTTTCAACATAACAATATGATGTGTAATTTCAACATGAAAGGATCCTAATCTGTTTAATCATATATACCACTGCATTTTCAACCAGATGACATGGCATAATGACCACCgtgaaaaaaatattgtttgtgACAAATTCCTGAGCTACTGTCTGAGCTTTAAGTGTCTTGGGCCTATTCAACGACGATGTTCTTTGAGAAGTGCTCCCACCTGGAAAATGCAAACCAAACACGTCTAAACTTAATTTGAGTTTAGTGGTTTTAGTGGTTTAGCTTCAGATAATTATTTCATAGTTAGCAGAAAGACACAGAAAATGTTAATTTGTATGCAATCCTTCAAGTTTGTTCCATGTACAAAGAATTTCTTAAGATAGAGGTCTTAGAAATAGTAGAAATTAAAGCTATATATATGTTATCCGAAAAGGTTAAATTTTAGCATAATGAAGGTGGGTTTCATTGTCCACCATCAAGTCTAATAAACTTCTTTTGTGCAAAGTATAAGATAAAATTAGTCATAATTttcacttaacaatttaatttttttggataACCACCACAAGTGTTGAACAGAAAGCTTAAAAAAATATCTAAGCAGATCATGAATTCCATACCTTTAAGTTTAGGCTTGACAGTTCTGTTAAACTTTGTCCCTTGATCATATTGATCACCTTCCCCTGCATGGAACTTTGGCATATTGGAATTTCTTTCCACATTCACAGATGAAGCATTTCTCGTTCTCTTATAAGGTTGAGAAGACGGGAATGGAGGATTTAGTGTAGCCTTTTGGTCTGCAAGGCTTTCCCCTAAGAATTGaacttcttcatcatcaccctGATCATGGTTTTTGTCACAGGAAGGATAGTCTATTTCTAAGGCACTTTTGTCAAGTATGAATACATCAAACTTGGAAGTCCCTTCATATTTAAACACCACCATGCACCCATAATCAAGAGAGTAA
This portion of the Lotus japonicus ecotype B-129 chromosome 3, LjGifu_v1.2 genome encodes:
- the LOC130742945 gene encoding B3 domain-containing transcription factor VRN1-like; translation: MAHNLVQPRAILPVHFFKIVLKTNLERLKIPKKFTEMYGGDLSNPVFLKPPDSTKWEVYWTKQKGEIWLENGWKQFAENYSLDYGCMVVFKYEGTSKFDVFILDKSALEIDYPSCDKNHDQGDDEEVQFLGESLADQKATLNPPFPSSQPYKRTRNASSVNVERNSNMPKFHAGEGDQYDQGTKFNRTVKPKLKGGSTSQRTSSLNRPKTLKAQTVAQEFVTNNIFFTVVIMPCHLVENAVKRVPKFIDFENKEPRVILQHGERTWPVKVVRNGAYLLTCGWSSFVTESKLQDGDICVFELVDREVPKLEVHVY